A single region of the Mus caroli chromosome 16, CAROLI_EIJ_v1.1, whole genome shotgun sequence genome encodes:
- the Rpl24 gene encoding 60S ribosomal protein L24, giving the protein MKVELCSFSGYKIYPGHGRRYARTDGKVFQFLNAKCESAFLSKRNPRQINWTVLYRRKHKKGQSEEIQKKRTRRAVKFQRAITGASLADIMAKRNQKPEVRKAQREQAIRAAKEAKKAKQASKKTAMAAAKAPTKAAPKQKIVKPVKVSAPRVGGKR; this is encoded by the exons ATGAA GGTCGAGCTGTGCAGTTTCAGCGGGTACAAGATCTACCCGGGACACGGGCGGCGCTACGCCAGGACCGACGGGAAG GTTTTCCAGTTTCTTAATGCAAAATGTGAGTCCGCATTCCTTTCCAAAAGGAATCCTCGGCAGATAAACTGGACTGTCCTctacagaagaaaacacaagaaagggCAGTCG gaagaaattcaaaagaaaagaacccGCCGTGCAGTCAAATTCCAACGAGCCATCACTGGTGCATCTCTTGCTGATATAATGGCCAAGAGGAATCAGAAACCAGAGGTTAGGAAAGCCCAGCGAGAGCAGGCTATCAG GGCTGCCAAGGAAGCAAAAAAGGCTAAGCAGGCATCAAAGAAGACAGCAATGGCTGCTGCCAAG gccCCCACAAAGGCAGCACCTAAACAAAAGATTGTGAAGCCTGTGAAGGTCTCTGCCCCCAGAGTTGGTGGGAAACGCTAG